A single region of the Halopiger xanaduensis SH-6 genome encodes:
- a CDS encoding winged helix-turn-helix domain-containing protein codes for MVRDPIASESTPSAEEICAALDDPDCREIIRNLEEPMTASELTDRCEIPQSTLYRKLELLTESTLLEESTEIRRDGHHASKYSIAFEEITLSLDEERRLTVQIDRPARTADERLAELWSEVRKET; via the coding sequence ATGGTCCGGGACCCGATCGCCTCGGAGTCGACGCCGTCGGCGGAGGAGATCTGCGCTGCGCTTGACGATCCCGACTGTCGAGAAATTATCCGGAACCTCGAGGAGCCGATGACGGCGTCGGAGCTGACGGACCGATGCGAGATCCCGCAATCGACGCTGTATCGGAAGCTCGAGTTGCTGACCGAATCGACGCTGCTCGAGGAATCGACCGAAATCAGGCGTGACGGCCACCACGCGAGCAAGTACTCGATCGCGTTCGAGGAGATTACGCTGTCGCTGGACGAGGAGCGCCGGCTGACGGTGCAGATCGATCGGCCGGCGCGGACGGCGGACGAGCGGCTCGCCGAGCTGTGGTCGGAGGTGCGAAAGGAGACATGA
- a CDS encoding DUF7521 family protein — protein sequence MTGESTIEIAVALAVVKTIILVVGGIITYFAFKAYRRTRQRALGYLAVGFGLVTLGFVLAGMFDLLLDVELVLGVLLESLLVLAGFLVIAYSLYVQ from the coding sequence ATGACAGGAGAATCAACGATCGAAATCGCAGTCGCCCTGGCGGTCGTCAAGACGATCATACTCGTCGTCGGGGGAATCATTACGTATTTCGCGTTCAAGGCGTATCGGCGGACGAGACAGCGGGCGCTCGGGTACCTTGCGGTAGGATTCGGGCTCGTGACGCTCGGCTTCGTCCTCGCGGGGATGTTCGACCTGCTTCTCGACGTCGAGTTGGTGTTGGGAGTGCTCCTCGAGAGCCTGCTCGTGCTCGCGGGCTTTCTCGTGATCGCGTACTCGTTGTACGTCCAGTAG
- a CDS encoding multicopper oxidase domain-containing protein translates to MTSNTPSASGLRRRAVLSIAGTGALGSLAGCLSALSSGDAAGGDEPESNDTDDTSDEDAPLTDYEYTAPPQIVDLAEQDHQSTLRTVPARHQLVTDEAKGGPVELPEVWAWQADDLEPSVPGPIYRMQEGETFELSFENTEHDRPHTVHVHGVGKSWRDDGAPISTRIDVQPGESHTYELEGDVPGTHFYHCHVQTHNHLDMGMYGILRVDPEGYTPPDQEYFLTLREWDSRLHEREAGGDADYDAGDRSPNLYTVNGRSAPATFNPELGSPLVVGAGDTVRVHVVNAGYEQHAFHTHGHRFTVVEKDGSPIPEAARYQEDVVGIAPAERVTLEFEADSEPGIYPVHCHKVDHVTTDGAYPGGMATAIVYEDAMETDEFTEVMDDAGYEA, encoded by the coding sequence ATGACGTCTAACACACCCTCCGCTTCCGGACTGCGACGCCGAGCCGTGCTTTCGATCGCGGGTACAGGTGCGCTCGGATCGCTCGCGGGCTGTCTCTCTGCGCTCTCGAGCGGCGACGCCGCCGGCGGTGACGAGCCGGAATCTAACGATACCGACGACACGTCCGACGAGGACGCGCCGCTGACCGACTACGAGTACACCGCACCGCCGCAGATCGTCGACCTCGCCGAACAGGATCACCAGTCGACGCTCCGGACCGTCCCCGCGCGCCACCAGCTCGTCACCGACGAGGCGAAGGGCGGCCCCGTGGAACTCCCCGAGGTCTGGGCCTGGCAGGCCGACGACCTCGAGCCGAGCGTCCCCGGTCCGATCTACCGCATGCAGGAGGGCGAGACGTTCGAACTCTCCTTCGAGAACACCGAACACGACCGCCCGCACACCGTCCACGTCCACGGGGTCGGCAAATCCTGGCGCGACGACGGCGCCCCGATCTCGACCCGGATCGACGTACAGCCCGGCGAGAGCCACACCTACGAACTCGAGGGCGACGTCCCCGGAACGCACTTCTACCACTGCCACGTCCAGACCCACAACCACCTGGACATGGGGATGTACGGCATCCTCCGGGTCGACCCCGAAGGCTACACGCCGCCGGACCAGGAGTACTTCCTGACGCTCCGTGAGTGGGATAGCCGGCTCCACGAGCGGGAAGCCGGCGGCGACGCCGACTACGACGCGGGCGACCGGTCCCCGAACCTCTACACCGTCAACGGGCGGAGCGCCCCCGCGACCTTCAACCCCGAACTCGGCTCGCCGCTCGTGGTCGGCGCCGGCGACACCGTGCGCGTCCACGTCGTCAACGCGGGCTACGAACAGCACGCGTTCCACACCCACGGCCACCGCTTCACCGTCGTCGAGAAGGACGGCAGCCCGATCCCGGAGGCCGCACGGTACCAGGAGGACGTCGTCGGCATCGCCCCTGCCGAGCGCGTCACCCTCGAGTTCGAAGCGGACTCCGAACCCGGCATCTACCCCGTCCACTGCCACAAGGTCGACCACGTCACCACCGACGGCGCCTACCCCGGCGGCATGGCGACCGCCATCGTCTACGAGGACGCGATGGAAACCGACGAGTTCACCGAGGTCATGGACGACGCCGGATACGAAGCGTAA